Genomic segment of uncultured Methanobrevibacter sp.:
CAAGAAAAACCTAAACAATTTATTAATATTAATCATAAACCTATTTTAGTTCATTCAGTTGGAACATTCTTAAATGTTAATGAATTTGATAAAATTATTGTATCTTCTCCAAAAGAGTTTATTGGCATGACAAAAGATTTAATGGATAAATATTTTCCCCAAAATGATAAAATTGTAGTTATTGAAGGAGGTTCTACTCGTAATGGGACAATTTTAAATTCTATTCAGTATATGAAAAGTCAAAATTGTGAAAAAGATTCTATTTTAGTAACTCATGATGCTTCTAGGATATTTGTATCTGAAAAATTAATTGAAGAGAGCATTGAAAATGCACTTGAAGTAGGTGCAGCCAGTGCGGTGATTCCGGCTACAGATGTTATTTTTGAATCTAAAAAAGAGGGACTACTTACTGATATTCCCTTAAGGAAGTATTTATTTCATGCACAAACTCCCCAATCATTTAACATCGATAAATTTTTAGAAATTTATGGAGATTTGTCAGAAGAGGAAATCGCTATATTAGATGAAGCTATGGTACTTTTCAATTTAAGAGGGTTTAATGTGAAATTATTTCAGGGAGACCAAGGTAATTTTAAAA
This window contains:
- a CDS encoding 2-C-methyl-D-erythritol 4-phosphate cytidylyltransferase, yielding MICAAILAGGIGSRLKQEKPKQFININHKPILVHSVGTFLNVNEFDKIIVSSPKEFIGMTKDLMDKYFPQNDKIVVIEGGSTRNGTILNSIQYMKSQNCEKDSILVTHDASRIFVSEKLIEESIENALEVGAASAVIPATDVIFESKKEGLLTDIPLRKYLFHAQTPQSFNIDKFLEIYGDLSEEEIAILDEAMVLFNLRGFNVKLFQGDQGNFKITRPFDITLAESIFKK